GCTTCGACGACTTCCTCGCGTACTTCGCGGTCGCCCTGGTCCTGCTCGCGTGCTTCGTGACGATCTACATGCGCGTCACCCCCTATCGCGAGCTGCACCTCATCCGCGAGGGGAACATGGCCGCCTCGTTCGCCATTTCCGGGGCGCTCCTGGGATTCATCATTCCGCTCTGCTCGGCGATCAAGTACAGCGTCGGCCTGGTGGACATGGTGATCTGGGGCCTGATCGCGCTCGTGGTCCAGGTGTCGGCCTACGTGAGCGTGAAACTCATGGTGCCCACGATCTCGGGCGACATCATCGCGGGCAAGCAGGCGCAGGGCTTCTTCCTCGGCGCGCTCTCGATCGGTGTCGGCCTCATCAACGCCGCCTGCATGACCTATTGATCGACTGGGGACAGGTCGGGCTCGAGCACCCGACCTGTCCCCTGACGATCACGGTGCCCGACACCGTGCTAGCATCGGTTCGACCGCCGTTCTCCGCAGCTCCCCCATGCCTTCCCCCCGAATCCATTGCGACATCCGGCTCGGCCCGGGCGCCCAGTTTCCCCTTCCCCAGGACGCCGCCAATCACGTGGGCCGGGCGCTGCGCCTGCGCGTGGGCGATACGCTCGCGGTCTTCGACGGCCGCGGCGGGGAGTACGAGGCGACGATCCTGCGCATCGACCGGGACCGCGTTGACGTGAAGACCGGTGCCTTCCGGGATGCCGATCGCGAATCCCCCCTGCAGGTCGGGCTGGTGCAGGGCCTTCCCGAGGCGGACAAGATGGACTGGATCCTGCAGAAGTCCGTGGAGCTCGGCGTGGGCTGGGTCCAGCCCGTGATCTGCGAGCGCAGCGTCGTTCGCCTTTCCGGAGACCGCGCGGCGCGCCGCGAATCGCATTGGCAGCGGGTGGTGATCGCCGCCTGCGAGCAATGCGGCAGGAACCGCGTGCCGGAGGTGCGCCCCACCGCCGCCTTCCGCGATTGGGCCGCGCAGCCCGCGCAGGCCGTGCGCTGGATGCTGGCCCCCGGCGGCGGGGAGCCTCTTTCGTCGCAGGCGGCGCCCACCGGGCCCGTCGAATTGCTGGTCGGCCCCGAGGGGGGCCTTTCGGAGCGCGAGCTGGATATCGCCGCCACCATCGGGTTCGCCCCGGTGTCGATGGGCCCGCGCGTACTGCGCACGGAGACCGCCCCGCTCGCCGCCCTCTCCGCGATGCAGGCCCTGTGGGGCGACTTCCGCCGGTAGAATCCGCCTCGCGATCCCCTCGAATCCCGACGATGCCCAAGCCCCCCGAACTCAAGACCGAAGCCTTCGTGAAGTGGTTCCGGTCGGCCACGCCCTACATCCACCAATGGGGCGGGGCGACGTTCGTCATCGCCTTCGGGGGCGAGGTGCTGGCCGATGGCGAGTTCCAGCAGCTCACCCACGACATCAACGTGCTCATGAGCCTGGAGGTTCGCGTCGTGCTGGTGCACGGC
The sequence above is a segment of the Betaproteobacteria bacterium genome. Coding sequences within it:
- a CDS encoding 16S rRNA (uracil(1498)-N(3))-methyltransferase, translating into MPSPRIHCDIRLGPGAQFPLPQDAANHVGRALRLRVGDTLAVFDGRGGEYEATILRIDRDRVDVKTGAFRDADRESPLQVGLVQGLPEADKMDWILQKSVELGVGWVQPVICERSVVRLSGDRAARRESHWQRVVIAACEQCGRNRVPEVRPTAAFRDWAAQPAQAVRWMLAPGGGEPLSSQAAPTGPVELLVGPEGGLSERELDIAATIGFAPVSMGPRVLRTETAPLAALSAMQALWGDFRR
- a CDS encoding DUF350 domain-containing protein, translating into MGNVLASFSGFDDFLAYFAVALVLLACFVTIYMRVTPYRELHLIREGNMAASFAISGALLGFIIPLCSAIKYSVGLVDMVIWGLIALVVQVSAYVSVKLMVPTISGDIIAGKQAQGFFLGALSIGVGLINAACMTY